DNA sequence from the Candidatus Hydrogenedentota bacterium genome:
TCGCTGAAGGTGGGGGAGTAAATCTGAGGTCGTACGTCGTCTCGCTTAGTTACGAGGCCTTTGGCAGTCATAATCTGAATCAGCTTGAGGACAGTCGTGTAGCCCACGCTTTTGGTCCGCGCGAGTACCCTGTGCAACTCGCGAACCGACGCTTCGCGCAGTTCCCAAAGCACGCCAAGAATCTCAAGTTCGGCGTCGGTTGGCCGCACG
Encoded proteins:
- a CDS encoding BlaI/MecI/CopY family transcriptional regulator, translated to MKRRAIVRPTDAELEILGVLWELREASVRELHRVLARTKSVGYTTVLKLIQIMTAKGLVTKRDDVRPQIYSPTFSEQEMQRHLASDLVRRAFRGSAHKLVMQALSVQSVSDEEIEAIKKLLNNRGGKAS